From a single Glycine soja cultivar W05 chromosome 19, ASM419377v2, whole genome shotgun sequence genomic region:
- the LOC114398616 gene encoding uncharacterized protein LOC114398616 encodes MTLEEDYSAIKENPKKLGDPSSFTIPISVGNLSVGRVFIDLGSNINLMPLSLLKKIGKISMKPTHMMIQLANHSINFPLGIVENIPVRVGRFTIPVDFVIMDIKEDVIVPLILGIPFMNTANIVIGVAEGKCT; translated from the coding sequence ATGACTCTTGAAGAGGATTATAGTGCCATCAAGGAGAATCCAAAGAAGCTAGGTGATCCCAGTAGTTTTACTATTCCTATATCAGTTGGGAATCTATCAGTAGGAAGAGTATTCATTGATCTTGGATCTAACatcaacttaatgccattatctctgctaaaaaaaattggaaagatATCAATGAAACCAACACACATGATGATACAACTAGCAAATCATTCCATTAATTTTCCTCTTGGAATAGTGGAGAACATCCCTGTACGAGTTGGGAGGTTCACCATACCAGTGGACTTTGTCATCATGGATATCAAAGAAGATGTCATTGTCCCTTTAATTCTAGGAATACCATTTATGAATACTGCTAATATCGTCATCGGTGTTGCGGAGGGCAAATGCACTTGA